Proteins co-encoded in one Setaria viridis chromosome 9, Setaria_viridis_v4.0, whole genome shotgun sequence genomic window:
- the LOC117838756 gene encoding uncharacterized protein, which produces MGYWWDRVVLPVRRVWLGVASRFGVRQTGLWRLRQEVSTCEYEDVHVMWEMLSRTTAAPPAPAPRRHSRFRQQPRPWGDRFRLCRGF; this is translated from the exons ATGGGGTACTGGTGGGACCGCGTCGTGCTGCCGGTGCGGAGGGTCTGGCTCGGCGTCGCGTCCCGCTTCGGGGTTCGCCAGACAG GGCTGTGGAGGCTGCGGCAGGAGGTGAGCACGTGCGAGTACGAGGACGTGCACGTGATGTGGGAGATGCTGAGCCGCaccaccgcggcgccgccggcgcccgcgcccagGCGGCACAGCCGGTTCCGGCAGCAGCCCCGGCCGTGGGGCGACAGGTTCCGCCTCTGCCGGGGATTCTAG